The Vanessa tameamea isolate UH-Manoa-2023 chromosome 20, ilVanTame1 primary haplotype, whole genome shotgun sequence nucleotide sequence taaaattactttctaaatataataaaaaaaaaattaaaaatgcatcaAGAAGTTTATTAATGATCAATATTTATCGAAAGATAACACCTATTATGAACAACGaagattagtaaataaaaagttgttTATAAAAACGAGCTCGACAGAACAACCActcattaaaaactaattaacttgaGAATTCGTATCAAGATTCATTGCACATGCCTCTGCGCAAATCGTCGCGCACTTCAAACCAACGCACTTAACTAAAGTATCAATAACTGTCATTATTCACAATCACGATACTATCATCTCTTTTACGCATCGCCATCGGTAATTACAACATTACTTACATCCCTTTCGAACTCATTAATTTGAACCAATGTTCGTAAAACACCGCTCATTCCATTTCTTTCACGCCGAAACAACAGAAAATCGCGACTTAGAGACATGACTCCGTCTCCCTCGCACGCGTTTGATGTGCCTTAAAATAAAGTCGTTctttgaaattttctttttaaatttaaaacgaaagcTACTTTTTTCGGATGACAAgtcaaaagtatttaaaatcgtTTTGAAATTGGATGTGTCCCTCGACACGACGGGACTCGTTAAGGCTCCGGCGCGTGTTTTTcgacaaaaaagaaaataacgCAGGCGGGAAAGAGAGGTTCAACGGAGGCTTTTTATAGTCGTTGTCCCGATGCGCTCGCGCACGGAAGTATCGGAGCTTCAGGATCGCTCCTAATCTCATTCTCATAAAAAGCTCACGCATATATTGACGCGTTATCATTAgttttgaatttggaaatttgttttttttttacaatgtgcTACGAACGCGCTGTGAGGTTGTATAGGTGTTAAATTATGTTGGGCACGTGTTGTTTATGGTTGCTTTTATGGCTAGAATATGACATTAATTTAGTGAAGTTTTATGAATAGGGTTGTTATTGAACAATCATTGGGACTTCTTCTTTCGTATTGTGTGgtcgtgtttatttataattaatttaatttttataattaattaaatatggagTTTCATTAATAGTGTGTTCAAGTgactatatttaaagtttatattttttgttaaactacaatttttcaaaatgtttctAAGGTAagatatcaattattatttttaatttattattttataaaacacttaaatatatatagttcgGATACCAATGCTGtctaaataagtttataaacaaatgattacaatattacatccatcattttatactatatatggacatatatatttccaaaacaTAGCTATATCCGtcggtatttttttacatttttaagtttttttttaataaataaatttttataattaaatcttaattagaTTTTCAATCATAGTAAACATAAACGCCtacactatttttattatttggaagCTTGTTTTTTGTTCTTAAGTTGTTatgtatcaataattattaataacaatccAGATCAATTATGACATACTAATATGAAGGATTACGAACTCTAAATAAAGGTACgcgtttattaattttgatatgatTAGATAAGgcttttaaacttattaatattatgagatATGTAATTACTAATTACCATTAATACCACTAATTAACTCTAATACATACATCAgttttacttatatacatatatacatacattgattTGTTTTCCCACACTGATATATAAActctttttgtttaatttaacagtTTCATTACTGGCTGgtaaaaatatctttcaaaattcgaatgacatttattatttgatttaaaatcaaCGTCGAAACTCCTTTGGTATTTTTCCTATTTACTACAATTTGTATTTGCATTTCCACCCTTGAAGGATTCacaatctataatatatttattcatacctAAGATACTGGCTGGCAGTACTGatttatatggaaataaaatggaaaatatttatattgtatgtataataacgTAACGAATACATATGAAATAAGTGAACAGTTACAAACTGCAAACTCTTCTATGCCAATTtactaactttttaaatatgattttattttttcattatttttcttattgtgaCAAGCGTTAGTTGCTATTTATAGTTAACTTATACAatgataaatgaaattaatttatatttcattcttcttctttgtgaatttattttttaattagctttGTTAAGCTTAAGTTATCGtccagattaaataaaattaaataatttattgcgaATAATTGTTTAGaaacttaatacatatattaattatttaaaatttaaacatcctacacacatataaaattgaataccgAATATTTTACTAGAACGTAATTTCTATCAACAAAGTTATATTACATAGATATTTAGTTACGATGTAttctaattcaaaatataaatatttcgtaactGTGACGTTTtgcttacaaaaaatatgttttgatagcAAGAAATATAATTCCATTCGGAGATGTAAAGACGCTGAAAATCAATCCTATTGTTACTTAAGTGTTAACTGAGTACACGCTCTACGACGTCTGGCAATTTCATAGCATTTTCACCTTATATGGAAGTATTATAAGCTCTAAATTTGCATGCATGTCATATTTAACGCGCCTAGATTGTTAGgtaaatttaacaaacataaccttgtataaaaataaatatcaacaactATTACGTAGcgctattttcattttatataaagctttatttaatttagaacgaatattttcttaaggaaaaaaatatatttgataaagtaacaaattttactaaattacgTATCGTCTCTGTTTTTGTTCATAAAAAGTTAATCTTACAAAAAAACGTTacctaaataaattgattagaGACaagtcaaataattaattgcaaGACATATGCTTAAAACCTCgtacgtaaatataatttataagtgtgtatataatttattagtttgtattttatatgaatacaaattgtatagttttttttcttttaatttttattgaacatcAAAACAAGAAGTAGGCTCgtaaaacacttttgaatcgataatttataaggttaattttaacattaaattgacATTCGCAAAAGTTCTCATGTAGGAAGTATTAACGATTATTTAACCttcttatgttatttaattacataaataataacgtatatagcgaaacatcattaaaattaattataaaaacttattaatcaTTCTGTTAGGACGACTCAAAATCGgtgattattgttaaaataatctataaaaaacatCACTAAAACAACAAAGAGTATAGAAGTACGATTCAAAGTCTATGCTttcaaaatcaacaaaaaaattagGAAATAAAACATCTGATCATCTATCTCGACTTTACTGTTGTTGGAGTCGATCGACTACGTCGATAGAGAGCGATCGGTCGGATAAAATGTTTCGATCGTCATTATGTCAAATCTCGCCGACTTTTGACAGAATTATCGTATGTAATCAAGTAATCACGTCAATTGTTGTAACTGCTGAGAAATGCTTACAAATCTTACGATGACGCTGAGCCGAAATCTCCTAGTCGAAATACCgataacgttattttaaatacttgacGTATGTTCAGTTTAAAGTCATTTATCTagataaaatgtttgttataacactaaaaacctaattataaatacatttaacattaaactttaattaacaaatgccataaatagaatttatcgaaagcctattttataaaaaatatttcaagttcattatttcataaaattataagcgcacttaaattaaacttagattaccctgtaaattaaaatagtaatttgatGTATAAACATAAGtacaatcatataaaaaaaaaatttttttttttagttttgtttttcaatcgaaattaatgattttttatctaaattattattacccaataaaataaagttatgttgttttttttttactttattttaaacacgttgtaatatattaaacgtgatcaataaaaaaagatataaaattacattgcaTTGATTTGTAAACGAATTAATGGAATACGTCACTCAAAATCAATACTTTTCCAAACTCGAAAAAAGACTCATTCAAAATACCAAGTTCAAAACCAATTTCACATTTCGATAGATCATTAGAACACGTGTTCGAACAAAGAAATGTTGAGCACAAACTAACTTATCTCAGAAGAATTTACACGGTCTGAGTTGGAATACCGTGAAATGTCCACGTTTCATGCTCCCAACGTCCAACTATTTAAGGaatgttaagtttttattcCAACACGTAAATGGTAATGCATTACAATGATCTTTGAACTTCATTCACAAAAACTTTGACGAAACGAAATATACGAAACTAATAAGATTGTGATGAGGAAATCTTCGAAATCTTggatatctatttaatttattctataaaaagttCGAATCCTTTCTATGTGATGCTTTACCCTTGATCTTTTTGTCTAGTTCAGGTGtgaataactataataaaaatgcatgaGTCTAGAACTCATAACAAAGTATctcaaattaactttaaacattaggtatgtaatttcaattataatttttaaatatattacaaaacaaattgtacgtttttttctattaatcgTATTTTCAAGTTGATAATTTTTTCCTTAAGGTGCACCATGACCTTGTATAgtcataacattttctttaccCTCTTTTTGAATCAAACTAACTatgaaaaaacatttagtaataaaaaactaataactgTAATTCTGAATACCATTACTCTGATCGAAACCAAAACAAACAAGCACAattcaatcaaattaataaagcGACGGGGGCACCAATCATTTATTTCTCACAATCGACTAAAAAGCCGAATAAAACTTAATGGATACAAAAAGGACTCCCAAGTGAGATGAAAAGAGCCGCGCGGTGCGCCGACGCATGTTAACATACGAAGTTAGCTACTTcctttattgttaatataagcaAAAAGAAATGTACTTAATAGGTTATAAGATTATGTTTCACTGAGACTGACTGATTCTTATAACGACCCCCCGCGCTATAAACTGTGCAATCAGATAATTTTACCCTTAATTTCCAATGCAAATTAAAGATTAGCTTTCTTAATAAGagattaagaattaaatatttaatggctGTATATTTTTTCACTCCTTTACGATTTTTTgacaaatttgtttatattatatatttatataaatatagaatctTTCGCTGAATTAACTGTGCCATTTTTCATAATGATTATGAATTACTTTGTATCCCATGTCGTCAAGTTGTTATAAAGTTTGGATTAATTACAGAATAGAAAATACCATTATAagggaattaattatattgtctcgattaaacatattctttataatattttatttaatgctattaattttaatttctatcaaCTTTCCTTTCAAATACAAtactaatacaattttataatgtattttatataataaaattgttattgttatacttAGGATTTGGTTGAAGGAACATATTCCACAACATTAACGTCGATTTATAGGGAATGCAGGAATTTGATCAATTGAGACGCACAAATAGTATACGTTTATCATCAGCACTCATCCTAATTGAAGGTTGAATGAGCCAATGTTACCACAGGCaaaagggacttaacatcttaactcTCGATAGGTGGCGCATTTTCGATgcaaagaatggttaatatttcttaaagtgctgATGTCAATGACCCTTCAGATGGTCCATTTATTCGTCCACCtaactttgttataataaataaataataatagtaaagaaCTGAACATTTCCTATTTTAGTAATTAGTGTAATCATtcagatatacaaaaaaaaattattacatatatccTTTAAGTGCTTCATATCCAAGTATGCCATAATATTACTCGTTATTATTTTGTCATCAATATCTttagagatttaaaatattacatttacgtAGAACGTATCTTATAATTAGTACGATTACAAGACCAGTTCCTCGAAAGTTACataaatgcttataaaatattcaattggaCATAAATATAGAGatcgattataaatataaaaacacctCGTGAATTACAAATCAGAGATATTATCAATGATTAtagaaatgaatgaaaaatcaTCCATATCTCATTTTGTATTCCTGCGAAGGATATAGGAAAAGAAATTGTTTGCATTTAAAATGAAGTGATAGAATTTGCATTACAATAAACATCTTAAGGTAAGGCAATAAATCCAAGAGTCCTTTCCGCCGAGCGGCGCTATTACAACAATTCTAATGGTTTGCGCGTTATGTTAATATACCCTGTATCATGCCGACATACACCTGTCCGGAACACTGTATCCGCGCATTGTCTATGATCCTAGAATCGTTTATACTTTTAACATTTCCTAGATGATAAAATTTTCagctcaataaattataattaatgattaaatttattcagcTCATCAGGTTTCATAACCAGACTCACAGCTTACCTTGAACTCTAAATAATTGGAAAATTCATTTGCGATTACTCGTTTTTAGGCTTAAACGGCTTAGCCTAACTAAGGTTTAGGTTGTATATTTGATTGGATACACGGAAAATcaaatacacaaattatattaatgacaatCAATTTTgcttatagaaatatttatatcttagtaatcatatttaaataaataaacaacgtaagtgtactttttaattaaatattacaaaaaaaacacttaacaataattattttatttatttatcatctaGATTCGAACCAACCAAGTCAACAAAAGGCGCTAGTAAGATGCGTCGCGACCTTATAAACGCTGAAATCTCAAACCTTCGGGATCTGCTTCCACTACCTCCTTCAACTAGACAGAGACTGTCACAGTTGCAGCTAATGGCCCTAGTATGTGTCTATGTGAGGAAAATGAACTACTTTCAACAaggtaatttattcattaataaaggaGCTACTTTAGACAATATATCATTAGACAATTTTGTGAAGTCAAGTTTGGACAAacaccaattattttttatgtacttatattatgtaaatcgtTCAGCTCATACTTaattgtgaaggaaaacatttggGGGAAATCTGAATGTATCGGATGCAAAGTTGCTATATGTTGGATCCATCATTGGAGCAAATCATTGAAGCAGCTTGGAGCAATAAGATTTAGACCTTTTCATCAAAAGAAGAGAATTCCATTTATATTGGTACTATAAGAAAGATAGTCATGAAATGATAATTTCTGAATATCGTTAGTGATACTTAAGGATGGTCATGATTTGAAAAATAACGAGATAATTAATCGAGATCaaagaataataaaagttactaatataatatagtaagaaTTACCTTTTACCTTTAGACAAACCATATATTCAAGAAGTCTTAATACCATTACAACATAGTATGAACATTTGCCAACATGAGCATGATACTACGTCGTGATTATCAACCAACGATCATTAATTAACCACAAACACTATTTATTCGCATCCGCGTAAAATTTAACTCGTAAAGTTTCCCATGCTCCGAATCTTTGGCTAAGCTCATCACGTATGCCGTTATCCGTAATCTCGACCATGTTTTGAAAACGTCCCCAAACTTTTTGTTTCACCTTCAGTCACGAAAAGGCGTATTAAGACGTTTAAAATGCATTTAGTTCGCTATCTTATCTCCTGTTGCTATTACTTCACCCATAATTCCGTCTTTCTTTCTGTTTTAGTGTTCAAGAGTCACGACTTCAGTTATCAGTACCAAGAGCAACCTACTCCTACACCTAATATCGGATTTtcaaaggtatatttttatttcaagtttacGAGCGCTCACCGTGAAACCATAAAATCACTTGTGACATTTACAATGTCTTTTTCAGGCAATGAACGgttttatgatgatgatgacacaGAACGGAAAACTATTATACATATCGGAAAATGCAGCGGAATATTTGGGACATTCAATGGTTTGTGATTTcgttattattgatgaatataaaatcaaagaaataaatatttttaaaaatgtcgcttttgtaaatgtaatgattttgaatattatttttatatattttaggaagATCTTTTAATACACGGCGACAGCGTATATGACATAATAGATAGACAAGATCATCAAATGGTCCAAATGGAACTAAACAGAGGGAGCAACGGAGAGACTGAAAATGTACCAAAGACTAGGCATTTCTTCTGTAGGATGAATGTTTCGAGAAACGCAAGACGCCAGATGAGATTTGGTGACCAAAAAGTAAGTGTTCCAATGTGATGCGCCTATTAGAtagcttagattttttttcaagaCAATAGTTAAGAAAACTTAgtttagtataaaacaataaaccgTCCCAGCTTCGTACGGGTATAATAAaggattacattaaaaaaattatcaaaatacataTTGGCTTAAGCGACGTACGCCAGTACGGCGTCGTAATGTTTTTTCGAGATCTTCAACATTTATCATCATTTTCAGCCAATCTACTCAaaccttaataaaattttacaatcaaaGTTTCCTCATAATTCGCTTCGTCTATAAGCAACCTTTGGTAGTTTTTAAGATTATAGCGTTCAcagagttttataattttataatatttacaatttataattaatcgactttataaaaaaaatcttatatctcCATATTCTAATCAAAGTCcgaatttaacaataatttacacttaatttaattataaaataattattatgttttaggtAGTTTTAGTTCGAGGCCACTACGTGTCATATTTACCGTTATGCAGTCGAAATGAGCCAGTGTTCCTAGCATCGTGCACTCCGCTGGCTATGCCTGAGACTCGTGAATGTGTGGTACATGGTGCCACTAACgtatttacaacaatacatGCCATGGACATGAAAATACTACACATAGATacgaagtaattttttttaaatttttgacgaagttgaaataatacatttaaataatataaacagaaaaaaaaagatttcacactttattttattttcttgagataattacattttttatgtgcacTAATCATGCAATTTCCTTTCAGCGGCGAATGGTACTTGGGATGGAAAAAATCAGAATTAGTGGACATATCGTGGTACCAAATTCTACACTGGGATAGTTTACGGGAAGCTCAAACCAAACATAGATTAAGTGAGTTCATTCATGTATTAGTTcttaataatctattattttaacatattcaaAACAGCTACCGGGATCAAAATATTCGCTTTTCAAGTGGAACTCGTAGCTCGTCTAATTATGAGCTATTTCCcaccaaataataatactttgatgATACTGTTTTTACGGAACGAATAAATGAGGTTTTCATGTTTTTGCTCGTTATACttggaggtagggctttgtggaagcccgtctgggtaggtaccacccacactcagcagatattctaccgcgaaacaacagtacttagtattgttgtgttccggcttgaaagatgagtgagccagtgtaactacaggcacagatgacataacatcttagttcccaaggttggtggcacattgacgatgtaaggaatagttaatatttcttacagcgccattgtctatgggtgttggtgaccacttaccatcaggtagccctatgccataaaaataaaataaaaaaaatgggatAGAAagcatttcatttaattacagTATCCATAAAAGAACGTGCCCATATTCCATCAAATGCTTCATTTACCCACCTGTAttccaattacaaaaatataaaacatcttttacaaaaaatattgtacaaatgaaaatatatcatttacgTAAActtgcaagcacttttgaatcaaaattgtacaatgttatattaaatttgaaaataactaacagaaatatatattctattaaaaagaaccggcaagaaactcgacTAGTTTATCTTTTCGGCTAATTAAATGACATccttatatgtattaattaagcAGTAATGATCATAGATCAAGCttaacacaatttaaatatatacacatagttGAGTCTTACGATTTCATAATATGAatgcattcaaataaattaaatttttgtgatTGGAATACAGGTGGGTAAAtgataaaatgattattgtatttacagtaatttaattagaaaacatGAGATACGTAACAGTAcctttacttaattaatatgtttgtatACGAATCATGTCCGAGTGGAATGGTAGCAATGCAAACCGCGTTTCCGTGCTAAATTGCTATGCCGATCCTTAAAGGAAGATAATTATGTAAGTTTGTTAGTCCATTACAGAATAGCCGGTACCGGacaaagattaaattttaatatatcgtacatttaatttttgtaaaatttatactttGTATTGAGACGGATTCAAAGCAAGAAtagtttaagaatatttttaaaatactagaaatatattataaataaaatcaatacatcgATATTTTAAACGTATAAGGTCATATTTCACTCTCAACTTGACTTTTTTCAACTATAAGGCCTCTATTGAGCTAGAAGGTAACCGATTATTGTCGGTATATTGAAGCATACTTTAGGCGTTTAGAGTATTATTACAATCTTTTTCAAATGAGTTCTACAAATATCATAACGacttttgaaaaataaagaaaaaaccaTTTGTTACAGTAACTCAATCAGATCAAGATAAATGCTGCATACTGCTGGTGAAGTTGCAGCAACGAAGCGGTCAGTTCCTTTGGATACACATGGTGTTACAAGTGAAAGATGCTGCTGATACTCCTCGACAATTCATTGTTGCTACCAATCAGGTTCTAAGGTAAACTAGACTTTATCATTGTCTGTTATATCTACGTCTTATTAGCAGACCGAAGTCCATTCGTGCTGTAATCTCTTCACTTTCGGTATTATTGGTAAAACATATTTCACGTTGCAAACGAACATTATATCGTAATGATAACATATCTTAGAAGGAATACATGTGTGTCGAAATTAAAatgtgattaaataaatatatcgaaaaaaGAATCCCGTATTTTGTCACCCTCAGAAGTGatatgattttttcaaaataaataatgtaattaggACTCGAATCACATAAATAGTGAACTACTAAGTACAGACATTAAGAAATACGTTGatatattcaattcatttttattaaatattttattatttaactaaggGTAACTTAAATATAACAGTGAGTTCCGTGTGCGGGTTTTTATTCTATGTAGAAGATATTGATAATAcgattcaattaataaaataatatttatcttaacagTGAAGAAGAAGCATCGATAATGCTGGCTAACTCGTGGCTGTATCAGTATTACGGTTACCAGAACCAACCTTGTGGTATGCTAGATCCTCGATGCCAAAAATTCTTCCGACGAGAACCATGCTATCCTGATCCATACCAAGAGTATCAATATGTAGAGAGCACGGAGGTCGATTACACTGGATACCATATGACACCTTATATTCAGAAAACTGATGAGTACGGATGCGAAAGGATTTATACAGATAGGGGACCGGTGGACTATTCCACTCATTCTCCACAGTCTACGATAAGTGAAGAGAGGTGAGTTGATTAAACAGACCAGTATTACAAAGACATAACGTGTTTagttattaagataattattatatagtattgtattatatcatgtaattatataaatatatacacatggCTGAGTCTTACGATTTCATAATATGAAtgcattcaattcaattttattcacaatttaagaaatgtattcaataaaaagtgacaatatatatgaatataaacatactaaataaaaattcgtAGATCGCTTATACAGCAAATATTTAGTATCCAACAGCGTCTTACATtactaaaaaacaaacaaacccaCAAGGTCACGTCACACAATTTGTATTCGTCATGTCACAGCGAGggaatataaataagaaaatcatcaccctgtccgtccgtctgtccatCCGCGTAATTTGACACCTTTCATTACCATATTTATTGTGGAGTCGCCATCACCACaacacatttacatttttaacacgGACTATAACCCTAAATTCAACGGAATAGGATTCAAAGTTCAATTAATAGTTAGAAACGTGTACGGATATTCGTTAACGTTAACCAAATACGATGAGTTGAAGAGAAAAAGGTCGTAAATCGAATCTCAATGTACACTACAGTAATAGTTATGACAGTGTTGAACTTGaccttacaaaattaaatacatatttacaaatcctTCTATATTTGGtcaaataattaagaaataatacataatttatatctttattcctaAAAGGTTATTGAACCCCACATATAGACTTGCTATTGTATTGTActctttaatacaaaaatatattagtatatatttatagataaaataaatatgagcaCATTTATAGAAATGGAACTTTCTCGAATAACTTGCCTGCCGATGATCGAGTTTCAAATCATAAGACAGATCACTAAGCGACGGAATCAAAACTCGGTTTAGGCTGCTTTTTAAAATACCGAACATCGATTTACACTAAAGCTCTCCAATCGTGGCTTACTATTAAATTGGACTACGAGAAAGGATTCTCTTCAGTACTGatgagagtgcacctgttttAGCAATCATTTTTGTATACTATAATGTCTCCACGTAGTTCTATTCTTCGAAACATCTGCTGTAGCCGGAATTTCGATCAACATAGAatgttctttttatatttgataaagtaccactgatgtaaataaatgtattatcatttatttaatatttttgtaattagaaTGTTTTTTCTCTCTAGGTCACCTTTACACTACGACGCTCCAGACGTGGTCATCAACAGCAACATGTACATGTATCCTATGCATGCAAAAAGAGAATACTACGAGCAGTATCCGCATACTCAATACAACTCACAAGAACCTTGCTCAAGTGGAACAATTGAAGGTACGTTATAGATAACTTATTTTCGTCCGCAACTTCGTCTGCCCGTCCCAATGGGGGAGTCAGAATGTCCTTTTCTGTACCCTAGACAAAATTACATGATATGATGGTTGAGTAGTTAAGCTATTAaaacgtaacaaataaacaaacttactttcaTCTTTTCAACCTTACAAATTGCAATACAGTTTCATCGTCAACAAAACGTCAATGGTCTCGAAACTCATccaatgttcttaatttaaggtgatctaataataaaaaatattaattctatcTACGATTATTTGGGTAGTAAAGCTATTTTCCATTTTCCTTcaaagaattacatttttttcattgttagcCAAAATTATTGCTATCGCCAGTTCCGGAAAGTACAAGCCCCTGGGATGAACCGACAAAACGACTcagtaattactaatatatcgaatttatgtgcatataaaaatattgcaattttatattaaatatattttattgtaacgtCGTGCTTGAACAATgcaataaagattataaaaaagttttacagaaaaacaaacaattgctattatattcaataaaagttaaacttttaaaaactgGCTGGTAAGGGTTTGAAGCCCGTTTGGGTACCACCACTTATATTTTCAATCGCTAAGCGATACTCTTATTGTTGATTTCCGATTTAAATGGTGAATGCGGtggttggtggcccattggaAATTGaaggaataattatattttttacaatgtcaaTGTTTATACACCACTTACCAATAGATGGCTGCTTTGCCAGTCAA carries:
- the LOC113401682 gene encoding PAS domain-containing protein cky-1-like, yielding MFLRFEPTKSTKGASKMRRDLINAEISNLRDLLPLPPSTRQRLSQLQLMALVCVYVRKMNYFQQVFKSHDFSYQYQEQPTPTPNIGFSKAMNGFMMMMTQNGKLLYISENAAEYLGHSMEDLLIHGDSVYDIIDRQDHQMVQMELNRGSNGETENVPKTRHFFCRMNVSRNARRQMRFGDQKVVLVRGHYVSYLPLCSRNEPVFLASCTPLAMPETRECVVHGATNVFTTIHAMDMKILHIDTNGEWYLGWKKSELVDISWYQILHWDSLREAQTKHRLITQSDQDKCCILLVKLQQRSGQFLWIHMVLQVKDAADTPRQFIVATNQVLSEEEASIMLANSWLYQYYGYQNQPCGMLDPRCQKFFRREPCYPDPYQEYQYVESTEVDYTGYHMTPYIQKTDEYGCERIYTDRGPVDYSTHSPQSTISEERSPLHYDAPDVVINSNMYMYPMHAKREYYEQYPHTQYNSQEPCSSGTIEGIDYPAAKRMRVAPAPLSLEGTDGMDRWNPSPPWSDTLKMTDYTQRFTYNMIPMPAERTIVT